A stretch of the Mycobacteroides immunogenum genome encodes the following:
- a CDS encoding 2-hydroxyacid dehydrogenase, whose product MSGQPGDHRLRVLAHFPAGPRTLEQIAPHADWIDVHFCAEDDDATFYSELPHAEVLWHVLRPLSADDIARGERLRLIHKFGAGVNTIALDAAAGRGIAVANMPGANAPSVAEGALLLMLAALRQLPRLDRETRAGTGWPTDQSLGDTVRDIGSCTVGLVGYGNIAKTLERILLAMGATVLHTSTRDDGTDGWRSLDELLTCSDIVSLHLPLTEASTGMLDASALARMKPGSVLINTSRGAVIDEPALVQALRHGPLAAAGLDVFAHEPVSSDNPLLTLPNVVLTPHVTWFTADTMTRYLDHAIDNCRRIHEGSPLADRVR is encoded by the coding sequence ATGAGCGGCCAGCCCGGCGATCATCGACTCAGGGTCCTCGCACACTTCCCGGCCGGTCCGCGAACCCTCGAACAGATTGCACCGCACGCCGATTGGATCGATGTTCACTTCTGCGCCGAGGATGACGACGCCACCTTCTACTCCGAGCTTCCTCATGCCGAGGTGCTCTGGCATGTGCTGCGCCCGCTCTCGGCCGACGACATCGCCAGGGGTGAACGGCTGCGGTTGATCCACAAGTTCGGCGCCGGGGTGAACACCATCGCACTGGACGCGGCCGCCGGGCGGGGGATCGCTGTCGCCAACATGCCAGGCGCCAATGCCCCGTCTGTCGCCGAGGGCGCGCTGCTGCTGATGCTCGCGGCGCTGCGACAGCTGCCGCGGCTGGATCGGGAAACTCGTGCCGGCACCGGCTGGCCCACCGATCAGTCTCTCGGCGATACGGTTCGCGATATCGGCTCGTGCACAGTCGGATTGGTGGGATACGGCAACATCGCGAAGACGCTCGAACGCATCCTGCTGGCGATGGGTGCCACCGTGTTGCACACCAGCACCCGCGACGACGGCACCGACGGCTGGCGCAGCCTGGATGAACTGCTGACATGCAGCGATATCGTCTCGCTGCATCTACCGCTCACCGAGGCCAGCACCGGCATGCTCGACGCCTCGGCATTGGCGCGGATGAAGCCCGGATCGGTCCTGATCAACACCTCACGCGGGGCGGTGATCGACGAGCCGGCACTGGTCCAGGCGCTGCGGCACGGCCCGCTGGCTGCCGCCGGTCTTGATGTCTTTGCCCACGAGCCGGTTTCATCGGACAATCCACTGCTGACATTGCCAAACGTGGTGCTCACACCGCATGTCACCTGGTTCACCGCGGACACCATGACGCGCTATCTGGACCACGCGATCGACAACTGCCGGCGTATACATGAGGGGTCACCGCTAGCTGACCGCGTGCGCTAA
- a CDS encoding SDR family oxidoreductase: MRTAVQLAGKVVAVTGGARGIGRAIATAFAAEGASVAIGDIDKKLCENTAAEIGNSTIGLPLDVTDHGSFEAFFDTIAATLGPVDVIVNNAGIMPITPFGDESLESIQRQLDINVRGVMWGSQLAIKRMKPRGGGAIVNIASAAGKAGFPGLATYCATKHAVVGLSESLSLEYETSGISVVCVMPGMVNTELISGLDTHWLLKTVEPEDIANAVVNAVRKGTFPVFVPKMFGGMYRTMSVLPRSTGKFLTRKLGIQDFMLNAHGSDARKAYEDRASHSEPSAE, encoded by the coding sequence ATGAGAACAGCCGTACAGCTCGCGGGCAAGGTCGTCGCCGTAACCGGTGGAGCACGTGGAATCGGTCGCGCCATCGCCACGGCGTTCGCCGCCGAAGGCGCCAGCGTCGCGATCGGCGATATCGACAAGAAGCTGTGTGAGAACACCGCCGCCGAGATCGGGAACAGCACCATCGGCCTTCCGCTCGATGTCACCGATCACGGCAGCTTCGAGGCCTTTTTCGACACCATCGCGGCCACCCTCGGCCCGGTAGACGTGATCGTCAACAACGCGGGCATCATGCCGATCACCCCGTTCGGCGACGAGTCCCTGGAATCCATCCAGCGCCAGCTCGATATCAATGTGCGCGGCGTCATGTGGGGCAGTCAGCTGGCCATCAAACGGATGAAACCCCGCGGCGGCGGCGCCATCGTCAACATCGCCTCGGCGGCGGGTAAGGCGGGTTTCCCGGGACTTGCCACCTACTGCGCCACCAAGCATGCCGTGGTGGGCCTCAGCGAGAGCTTGAGCCTGGAATACGAAACCTCCGGAATCTCGGTGGTGTGCGTGATGCCGGGCATGGTCAACACCGAACTGATCTCCGGCCTTGATACCCACTGGCTGCTGAAAACCGTTGAACCAGAAGATATTGCCAATGCGGTCGTCAACGCGGTACGCAAGGGCACCTTCCCGGTCTTCGTTCCCAAGATGTTCGGCGGAATGTATCGGACCATGTCGGTGCTGCCCCGCAGTACCGGCAAGTTCTTGACCCGCAAGCTCGGCATCCAGGACTTCATGCTCAACGCGCACGGATCCGATGCCCGCAAGGCCTACGAAGACCGCGCCAGCCACAGCGAGCCCAGCGCCGAATAG
- a CDS encoding acyl-CoA dehydrogenase, whose protein sequence is MPIAINSEHVALADSAHAFVERVVPSELLHETLETPLPWPPPFWKGAADQGLTSVHLAESVGGQGFGALELAIVVAEFGRGAVPGPFVPSVIASALISAHDPDHPLLNDLASGASIATFSSSSSFTATLSGDGLTVDGQARSVLSAASASYVVAPVSVGSDRVWVVLSADDVTLDPQQSVDRLRPVAHVTAAAAQVPADRVLSNLADARAAAIISTVVSAEAVGVARWATDAASEYAKVREQFGRPIGQFQAIKHKCATMAAVTERATAAVWDAARALDEADEHAGVVEFAASVAATLAPAAAQQCTQDCIQVHGGIGYTWEHDAHIYYRRALGLIAALGRYGSAPATVVRTAVEHGLRKVDIDLAPETEALRAEIRAEVTALKEIPSGKRNAAIAEGGWVLPYLPTPWGRAASPIEQVIISQEFLTGRVRRPQLGIATWLVPSIVAYGTEEQKQRFLPPTFRGEMMWCQLFSEPGAGSDLAGLSTKAVKVDGGWRLTGQKIWTSVAQFADWGACLARTDPSAPKHNGITYFLVDMKSEGVTVRPLREMTGGALFNEVFIDDVFVPDELVVGEVNRGWEVSRNTLTAERVSIGSSDLPFLASLDDLVAFVGNNELGEVARDQAGQLIAEGHGVKLLNLRSTLLTLAGGDPMPSAAVSKLLGMRTGQGYAEFVVNHFGQDGAIGDSEQEQGRWADYLLASRATTIYGGTSEVQLNIIAERLLGLPRDP, encoded by the coding sequence ATGCCGATCGCCATCAACAGTGAGCATGTAGCACTTGCGGATTCGGCGCATGCGTTCGTCGAGCGCGTTGTGCCCAGCGAGCTGCTTCACGAAACCCTCGAGACTCCGCTGCCCTGGCCGCCACCGTTCTGGAAGGGTGCCGCAGATCAGGGCCTGACCTCCGTGCACCTCGCTGAATCCGTGGGTGGACAAGGTTTTGGCGCATTGGAGCTTGCCATTGTGGTGGCCGAGTTCGGGCGTGGGGCCGTGCCCGGCCCGTTTGTCCCCTCGGTGATCGCGAGCGCGCTCATCAGCGCACACGACCCCGATCATCCACTGCTGAACGACCTTGCCTCCGGTGCGTCCATCGCCACCTTCTCGTCTTCTTCGTCCTTCACCGCAACGCTTTCCGGTGACGGGCTGACCGTGGATGGTCAAGCGCGTTCGGTGCTGTCGGCAGCATCGGCGAGCTACGTGGTGGCGCCGGTCTCCGTCGGTTCAGACCGGGTATGGGTGGTGCTGAGCGCCGATGACGTCACCCTGGACCCACAACAGAGTGTGGACCGGCTGCGCCCGGTCGCCCATGTCACGGCGGCTGCCGCGCAGGTTCCTGCCGATCGTGTGTTGAGCAACCTCGCTGACGCCCGCGCGGCGGCCATCATCTCTACGGTCGTATCCGCCGAGGCCGTCGGCGTCGCACGCTGGGCCACCGACGCGGCATCCGAATATGCCAAGGTGCGTGAGCAATTCGGCCGTCCCATCGGGCAGTTCCAGGCCATCAAGCACAAGTGCGCAACCATGGCCGCGGTCACCGAGCGTGCCACCGCAGCCGTGTGGGACGCCGCGCGCGCACTCGACGAAGCCGATGAGCATGCGGGCGTTGTGGAGTTCGCGGCCTCCGTGGCCGCGACATTGGCCCCTGCCGCGGCTCAGCAGTGCACACAGGATTGCATCCAGGTACACGGCGGTATCGGCTACACCTGGGAACACGATGCACATATCTACTACCGGCGGGCATTGGGTCTCATCGCCGCCCTGGGCCGTTACGGCAGCGCACCGGCCACCGTGGTGCGTACCGCCGTCGAACACGGTCTGCGCAAGGTGGATATCGATCTGGCACCGGAAACCGAGGCCCTGCGCGCCGAGATCCGCGCCGAGGTGACCGCTCTCAAAGAGATCCCGTCCGGAAAACGCAACGCCGCCATCGCCGAGGGCGGATGGGTGCTGCCCTACCTGCCCACGCCGTGGGGCCGCGCCGCGTCCCCCATCGAGCAGGTGATCATCTCCCAGGAATTCCTCACCGGCAGGGTTCGCCGGCCCCAGCTCGGCATCGCGACCTGGCTGGTGCCGTCCATCGTCGCGTACGGCACCGAGGAGCAGAAGCAGCGGTTCCTGCCACCCACATTCCGTGGCGAAATGATGTGGTGCCAGCTGTTTTCCGAACCCGGTGCGGGGTCGGACCTGGCGGGACTGTCCACCAAGGCGGTCAAGGTGGACGGCGGCTGGCGCCTCACCGGCCAGAAGATCTGGACCTCGGTGGCACAGTTCGCCGATTGGGGTGCCTGCCTGGCCAGGACGGATCCCAGCGCGCCGAAACACAATGGCATCACCTATTTCCTCGTCGATATGAAGAGTGAGGGCGTCACGGTGCGCCCGTTGCGCGAGATGACCGGCGGCGCGCTGTTCAACGAGGTCTTCATCGACGACGTATTCGTACCCGACGAGCTGGTGGTCGGCGAGGTCAATCGCGGCTGGGAGGTGAGCCGCAATACGTTGACGGCGGAACGTGTTTCGATCGGCAGCTCCGATCTTCCGTTCCTGGCCAGCCTGGACGACTTGGTGGCATTCGTCGGCAACAACGAGCTCGGCGAAGTCGCCCGCGATCAGGCCGGTCAGCTCATCGCCGAGGGGCACGGGGTGAAGCTGCTGAATCTACGCTCGACCCTGCTGACTCTGGCCGGTGGTGACCCGATGCCGTCCGCCGCGGTGTCCAAGCTTTTGGGCATGCGCACCGGACAGGGCTACGCCGAGTTCGTGGTGAATCATTTCGGGCAAGATGGCGCCATCGGCGATTCCGAACAGGAGCAGGGCCGCTGGGCGGACTATCTTTTAGCTAGCCGCGCCACCACCATTTACGGCGGCACCTCCGAAGTGCAGCTGAACATCATTGCCGAGCGACTGTTAGGACTGCCGCGTGACCCGTAA
- a CDS encoding alpha/beta fold hydrolase codes for MTRNTATETAWRQHEDFFTAGDGTRIGFSDTRNRAAPTTVLFLHGWTQNREAWDDVAGPLHKHNPELRIVALDHRGHGKSDPAPGGSVNVRQLATDAADFINAEIPTGQIVIVGHSMGGMTMMGLGEYHQDLVAQRISGAVFVATSAGRLLHRLRVVPPVFSVVKAVVLGVVAQGWFLQQGYLMRPIISTLVFGRDPRPYDVSRVWDQIRSGTPRSYKDAAESMVLHEDLTEGLSAYRGMPSAVLAGARDFLTPAGDSRIIAAALQTNELRTYPGSGHMLPNERAGEVINEIVTVLDALAQQPATPAARESTG; via the coding sequence GTGACCCGTAATACCGCTACCGAGACTGCGTGGCGCCAGCACGAGGATTTCTTCACCGCCGGGGACGGCACCCGTATCGGATTCTCCGACACCCGGAACCGCGCGGCACCCACCACGGTGCTGTTCCTGCACGGCTGGACGCAGAACCGTGAGGCCTGGGACGACGTGGCCGGTCCGCTCCACAAACACAATCCCGAGCTGCGCATCGTCGCACTCGATCACCGCGGGCACGGCAAGTCAGATCCGGCGCCGGGCGGCTCGGTGAATGTTCGTCAACTGGCCACGGACGCTGCCGACTTCATCAACGCCGAGATCCCCACCGGGCAGATCGTGATCGTCGGTCACTCGATGGGCGGCATGACCATGATGGGCCTCGGCGAGTACCACCAGGACCTGGTGGCTCAGCGGATTTCTGGCGCGGTCTTCGTGGCCACCTCCGCCGGGCGGCTGCTGCACCGGCTACGCGTGGTGCCGCCGGTGTTCTCCGTTGTCAAGGCGGTGGTCCTGGGTGTCGTGGCGCAGGGTTGGTTCCTCCAGCAGGGCTACCTCATGCGGCCCATCATCTCCACGCTGGTGTTTGGGCGTGATCCCCGGCCGTACGACGTGAGCCGAGTGTGGGACCAGATTCGCTCGGGCACTCCGCGCAGCTACAAGGACGCCGCCGAGAGCATGGTGCTCCATGAGGATCTGACCGAGGGCTTGAGCGCCTATCGCGGTATGCCCTCCGCGGTACTGGCGGGAGCACGCGACTTCCTCACCCCGGCAGGCGATTCCCGCATCATCGCCGCGGCGCTGCAGACCAATGAACTGCGCACGTACCCAGGCTCGGGCCACATGCTGCCCAACGAGCGCGCCGGCGAGGTCATCAACGAGATCGTGACGGTGCTGGACGCGCTGGCCCAACAGCCCGCCACCCCGGCGGCCCGGGAATCGACGGGCTAG
- a CDS encoding SRPBCC family protein, which yields MSVSAVDAGPQQVSRAVEVSAPATELFAIVADPRRHHELDGSGTVGQNIRTPEHLAVGSRFSTGMRMFGLPYRITSTVTEFDPDKVIEWRHPMGHRWRWEFVALSPTSTRVTETFDFRNAGPVQLLLNYKLPGFIKANAEGVEATLRRLQNRYS from the coding sequence ATGTCGGTATCAGCAGTAGACGCAGGGCCCCAGCAGGTCAGCCGCGCAGTCGAAGTGTCTGCCCCGGCAACGGAACTGTTCGCCATTGTCGCGGACCCGCGGCGTCACCATGAGCTGGACGGTTCGGGCACGGTTGGCCAGAACATCCGTACGCCTGAACATCTCGCGGTGGGCTCACGTTTCTCCACCGGGATGCGGATGTTCGGGCTCCCGTACCGCATCACCAGCACAGTCACCGAGTTCGACCCCGACAAAGTCATCGAGTGGCGCCATCCAATGGGTCACCGGTGGCGCTGGGAGTTCGTGGCGCTGTCGCCGACCAGTACCCGGGTCACCGAAACATTCGACTTCCGCAATGCCGGACCGGTCCAACTCCTGCTGAACTACAAGTTGCCGGGCTTCATCAAGGCCAATGCCGAGGGCGTTGAGGCCACCCTGCGGCGACTGCAGAACCGGTACAGCTAG
- a CDS encoding saccharopine dehydrogenase family protein — MSREHDIVLYGATGYVGKLTAQYLAGRVADTGARIALAGRNTEKLAAVRDACGPAARDWPLIEADTTRPATLAAMAASTQVVLTTVGPYTKYGLPLVAACAEAGTDYADLTGEVNFVRESIDVYGKQAADTGARIVHCCGFDSIPSDLSVYALYRQAQQDGTGELLDTTYVLSKFRGGVSGGTAASMVEVMEASAEDPEVRRNSQDPYSLSPDRPAEPEVGRQREFQTLRGESVAPELAGTWLGAFFMGPVNTRIVRRSNALLDWAYGSRMRYREAMSLGSSVVAPVAAAAVTGALAVGFGLGTRIPMPKFIAQRLLPKPGTGPSERTRERGHYRVETYTTTTQGVRYRAIIAQEGDPGYKATAVLLGESGLTLALDRGELPDRLGVLTPAAAMGDPLLSRLRAARGVIVKVERL, encoded by the coding sequence GTGTCCCGTGAACACGACATCGTGCTGTACGGGGCGACGGGTTACGTCGGGAAGCTGACGGCGCAATACCTGGCCGGGCGGGTGGCGGACACCGGTGCGCGGATCGCGCTGGCCGGCCGCAATACCGAAAAGCTTGCCGCTGTGCGTGATGCCTGTGGCCCGGCGGCACGTGACTGGCCTTTGATCGAAGCCGACACCACACGGCCTGCCACGCTGGCGGCCATGGCGGCGTCCACGCAGGTGGTGCTGACCACGGTGGGGCCCTACACGAAATACGGATTGCCACTGGTGGCCGCCTGCGCCGAGGCAGGCACCGACTACGCGGACCTGACCGGCGAGGTCAACTTCGTCAGGGAGAGCATCGACGTCTATGGCAAGCAGGCCGCCGACACCGGAGCCCGCATCGTCCACTGTTGCGGATTCGATTCCATCCCATCAGATCTGAGTGTGTACGCGCTGTACCGACAGGCGCAGCAGGACGGCACCGGCGAGCTGCTCGATACGACCTATGTGTTGAGCAAGTTCCGTGGCGGGGTCAGCGGCGGCACCGCCGCTTCTATGGTCGAGGTGATGGAGGCCAGTGCTGAAGACCCTGAGGTGCGCCGCAACTCTCAGGACCCCTACTCCCTGAGCCCGGATCGCCCGGCCGAACCGGAGGTAGGGCGGCAGCGTGAATTCCAAACGCTACGCGGCGAATCCGTGGCGCCTGAGCTGGCAGGCACCTGGCTGGGAGCGTTCTTCATGGGTCCCGTCAACACCCGAATCGTGCGGCGTAGCAACGCGTTACTCGATTGGGCCTACGGTTCCCGGATGCGGTATCGCGAAGCGATGAGCTTGGGTAGCTCGGTGGTGGCGCCTGTCGCCGCGGCCGCGGTGACCGGTGCACTGGCGGTCGGCTTCGGACTGGGTACCCGCATCCCGATGCCGAAATTCATTGCCCAGCGCCTACTCCCGAAGCCCGGGACCGGGCCCAGCGAGCGTACTCGCGAACGTGGTCACTACCGGGTCGAGACGTATACCACCACAACACAGGGTGTGCGGTATCGCGCGATCATCGCCCAGGAAGGCGACCCCGGCTACAAGGCCACTGCGGTGCTGCTCGGGGAGAGCGGTTTGACACTGGCCCTCGACCGCGGTGAATTACCGGACCGGCTGGGGGTTTTGACGCCCGCGGCCGCGATGGGCGACCCGCTGCTGAGCCGGCTCCGCGCGGCCCGGGGCGTGATCGTCAAGGTGGAACGACTGTAA